From Phaeocystidibacter marisrubri, the proteins below share one genomic window:
- a CDS encoding ParB/RepB/Spo0J family partition protein: MTAKKKPALGKGLSALLKDPSSDVSSAQDERAPEVVGHIAEIDIDSIEVNPFQPRTHFDKEALEDLSNSISELGIVQPITVRKVGFNEYQLISGERRFRASKLAGLKAIPAYIRLADDQAMLEMALVENIQRQDLDAIEIALSYKRLIEECNLTQEQMSDRVGKKRSTVTNYLRLLKLQPLIQAGIRDRMLSMGHARALVNIEDETEQLKIYRDIIAEDLSVRQVEERVRQMKDPKPESKPVQDELPPAIRDIRSQLAGYFDSNVEVKRNAKGKGSLVIKFDSDRDLERILELINR, translated from the coding sequence ATGACCGCAAAGAAAAAGCCCGCACTCGGAAAGGGACTTTCCGCCCTCCTCAAAGATCCATCGTCAGATGTGAGTTCAGCACAAGATGAACGCGCACCAGAAGTGGTAGGTCATATTGCGGAGATTGATATTGACAGTATTGAAGTAAATCCATTCCAGCCTCGTACGCATTTTGACAAAGAGGCCTTGGAGGATTTATCGAATTCCATTAGCGAATTGGGGATTGTTCAACCGATTACCGTTCGCAAAGTTGGATTCAACGAATACCAGCTCATTTCAGGTGAGCGAAGATTCCGCGCCAGTAAATTGGCCGGACTCAAGGCAATCCCTGCCTACATTCGCTTGGCAGATGATCAGGCGATGTTGGAGATGGCCTTGGTGGAAAATATCCAACGTCAAGACCTCGATGCCATTGAAATAGCATTGAGCTACAAGCGACTTATCGAAGAATGTAACCTTACACAGGAGCAAATGAGCGATCGTGTTGGGAAAAAGCGTTCTACCGTTACAAATTACCTTCGTCTACTCAAACTTCAACCGCTCATTCAAGCGGGTATCCGCGATAGAATGTTGAGCATGGGACACGCTCGTGCCTTGGTGAATATTGAAGATGAAACGGAACAACTCAAGATTTACCGCGACATCATTGCGGAAGACTTGAGCGTACGTCAAGTAGAAGAACGCGTACGTCAGATGAAAGACCCTAAACCAGAATCAAAACCGGTTCAGGATGAACTTCCACCTGCCATTCGCGATATCCGCAGCCAATTGGCCGGATACTTCGATTCCAATGTTGAGGTGAAGAGAAATGCGAAAGGCAAAGGAAGTCTCGTTATTAAGTTCGATTCCGATCGAGATTTAGAACGAATCCTTGAGTTGATCAACCGTTGA
- a CDS encoding ParA family protein: MGKIVAIANQKGGVGKTTTAVNLAASLGVLEQKVLLIDADPQANATSALGFDPDNIQLGTYQAIEHEADVKDIILKTETPNVDLVPAHLDLVAVEIELVDKDRREYMLKSALKNVREAYDVILIDCAPSLGLITINALTAADSVIVPIQCEYFALEGLGKLLNTIKSIQQLHNPDLDIEGLLLTMYDQRLRLSNQVVDEVKNHFQQMVFDTIIQRNVRLSEAPSFGESIIMYDATSNGAVNYLNLAREFLSRNGSAQKATAEA; the protein is encoded by the coding sequence ATGGGTAAAATCGTTGCAATAGCGAATCAAAAAGGCGGTGTAGGAAAAACGACAACTGCAGTAAACTTAGCTGCATCACTGGGCGTTTTGGAGCAAAAGGTATTGTTGATTGATGCAGATCCACAGGCAAACGCAACCTCTGCTTTGGGTTTCGATCCAGACAATATCCAACTCGGAACCTACCAAGCCATCGAACACGAGGCTGACGTTAAGGATATCATCCTCAAAACGGAAACTCCAAATGTAGACTTGGTTCCGGCTCACCTAGATTTGGTTGCCGTAGAAATCGAATTGGTAGACAAAGATCGTCGCGAGTACATGCTCAAATCAGCATTGAAGAACGTTCGCGAAGCTTACGATGTAATTCTAATCGACTGCGCGCCTTCACTCGGTTTGATTACCATTAATGCTCTTACTGCAGCCGATTCAGTCATTGTTCCTATTCAATGTGAATATTTTGCACTCGAAGGTTTGGGTAAGCTACTCAACACCATCAAGAGCATTCAACAATTGCACAACCCCGATCTCGATATTGAAGGGCTACTGCTTACCATGTACGATCAGCGTTTGCGCTTGAGCAATCAAGTAGTAGACGAAGTGAAGAATCACTTTCAACAAATGGTATTCGACACCATCATTCAACGCAATGTGCGCTTGAGTGAAGCTCCTAGCTTTGGTGAATCCATCATCATGTACGATGCAACGAGCAATGGAGCGGTGAATTATCTTAATTTAGCCCGCGAATTCCTGTCGCGTAACGGCAGCGCCCAAAAAGCAACTGCAGAAGCATAA
- a CDS encoding NADPH-dependent FMN reductase: protein MITIICATNRPKNQTLKVVSTYERLLKEAGEDPIIFRMDELPNDFIVSDLFGQRSAEVEALLESKIIPAKRFIIIAPEYNGSYPGIFKTFLDGVDPAMWVGKKVALVGVATGRAGNLRGMDHLTGVLHYLKMEVFSNKVPISRLHDLLDEDDTIVDDETLRVLQLQMDGFMRF from the coding sequence ATGATCACAATTATATGCGCAACCAACCGTCCGAAGAACCAAACACTTAAGGTGGTTTCAACTTACGAAAGACTCCTGAAAGAAGCGGGGGAAGACCCCATTATTTTCCGAATGGATGAATTGCCCAACGATTTTATTGTTTCGGACTTGTTTGGACAAAGAAGTGCAGAAGTAGAGGCGTTGTTGGAAAGCAAAATCATACCTGCCAAACGCTTTATCATCATTGCTCCAGAGTACAATGGCAGTTACCCCGGAATTTTTAAAACTTTCTTAGACGGTGTAGATCCTGCTATGTGGGTAGGGAAAAAGGTCGCTTTGGTTGGCGTTGCCACCGGAAGAGCGGGAAACCTTCGAGGAATGGATCACCTCACGGGAGTGTTGCACTATTTAAAGATGGAGGTATTCTCCAACAAGGTTCCCATTTCCAGATTACACGATCTCCTCGATGAAGATGACACGATTGTAGACGATGAAACACTTCGGGTACTCCAATTGCAGATGGATGGGTTTATGAGGTTTTAG
- a CDS encoding T9SS type A sorting domain-containing protein → MNLTFHGVRSILAAFMITLSTGSIAQTVPFEVRLHPISIPNLGGLQSYAFGQANGKWLIVGGRLDGLHRRQPWASFDVAGHNNQLMVIDPVGLQVWTASLLSLPASIREQLSSTNMEHYQEGDYLYCLGGYGYSATQAAHTTYDKLTAIHVPNVINAVINNTSFTSDIRQITDAQFQVTGGQLRKINDTYYLLGGQKFLGSYNPMGPNHGPGFTQVYTNAIRKFKLTDDGTTLVVNHLTAYVSSADLHRRDYNAEPQILPNGEQGVTMFSGVFQVHADIPYLSSVTVDSTGFAVDAGFQQYYNHYHCPTLPLYSSSQNEMHTVFFGGIAQYYDQAGTLVQDNNVPFVKTIARVTREANGTMTEYKLPVEMPALLGAGAEFIPNINFPHFSNFVFELDSLTQDSVLVGYIYGGISSSQPNIFFVNDGSQSAASAQIYAVYLSLPKSVGVDEINPSSNDPLQFELYPNPSSGKLNLRFHLQESQTVALRLHDAYGKLIESNELLQVAIGENHIEHSFSELKSGGVYFVTLVVGDVEVRRKLILE, encoded by the coding sequence ATGAACCTTACTTTTCACGGTGTTCGTTCGATTTTAGCTGCGTTTATGATAACCCTTTCCACAGGGTCTATAGCGCAAACTGTACCCTTCGAAGTCCGTTTACATCCTATTTCCATTCCCAATCTAGGAGGACTCCAATCCTATGCCTTTGGTCAGGCAAATGGAAAATGGCTGATTGTGGGAGGACGACTAGATGGATTGCACAGACGACAACCGTGGGCCTCTTTCGATGTTGCCGGGCACAATAATCAGTTGATGGTTATTGACCCTGTAGGGTTACAAGTGTGGACCGCTTCACTATTGAGTTTGCCAGCTTCCATTCGTGAGCAATTGAGCTCAACGAATATGGAACACTATCAAGAAGGAGATTACTTGTATTGTTTAGGAGGCTATGGCTACAGCGCCACTCAGGCTGCCCATACTACCTACGACAAACTGACTGCGATACACGTTCCCAATGTGATCAATGCTGTGATCAATAACACCTCTTTCACCAGTGATATCCGCCAAATTACAGATGCTCAGTTTCAAGTGACGGGAGGTCAGCTTAGGAAGATCAATGACACCTACTATCTTTTAGGGGGGCAAAAGTTTTTGGGGAGTTACAATCCCATGGGGCCGAACCACGGACCTGGTTTTACACAGGTTTATACCAATGCGATTCGGAAGTTTAAATTGACGGACGATGGTACAACGTTGGTAGTTAATCACTTGACAGCCTACGTAAGCAGTGCCGATCTACATCGCCGTGACTACAATGCAGAACCCCAAATATTACCCAATGGAGAGCAAGGGGTGACGATGTTTTCTGGTGTTTTTCAAGTCCATGCAGACATTCCTTATCTAAGCTCGGTAACCGTTGATTCTACAGGTTTTGCGGTAGACGCTGGATTCCAACAATATTACAATCACTACCATTGTCCAACATTGCCCTTGTATTCGTCTAGTCAGAATGAGATGCACACTGTGTTTTTTGGTGGAATTGCACAGTATTACGACCAAGCAGGAACCTTGGTTCAAGACAATAATGTTCCTTTTGTGAAGACTATTGCTCGGGTAACTAGAGAGGCCAATGGCACGATGACTGAATACAAACTCCCCGTTGAAATGCCTGCCCTTCTTGGCGCAGGGGCTGAGTTCATTCCGAATATAAACTTCCCACATTTTAGCAATTTTGTTTTTGAGTTGGATAGCTTGACCCAGGACAGTGTACTTGTGGGGTATATCTACGGAGGCATTTCAAGTTCACAGCCCAATATTTTCTTTGTGAACGATGGTTCGCAAAGTGCAGCCAGTGCGCAGATCTATGCCGTATATCTCTCACTTCCAAAATCAGTAGGTGTGGATGAGATAAATCCGTCAAGTAACGATCCATTGCAATTTGAGCTCTATCCCAATCCCAGTTCTGGAAAGCTCAACTTACGCTTTCACCTCCAAGAGAGTCAAACCGTAGCACTGCGTCTCCACGATGCTTACGGAAAACTGATCGAATCCAACGAACTTCTTCAAGTTGCGATTGGGGAGAATCACATTGAGCACTCATTCAGCGAGCTTAAAAGTGGGGGAGTGTACTTTGTTACTCTTGTAGTTGGAGATGTGGAAGTCAGAAGAAAGTTGATACTGGAGTGA